A genomic stretch from Natronogracilivirga saccharolytica includes:
- a CDS encoding NAD-dependent epimerase/dehydratase family protein, with the protein MSKGNILITGSAGQLGVELAARLREIHGTERVIATDIRERNRIEEAGPFEILDVLDREQLAGAVSKHNIGTIYHLAAILSANGEKQIGKTWQLNMDGLLNVLDLGRNDENNPAGSQNAVSHIFWPSSIAVFGPDADREMTPQNSPLNPTTVYGISKVAGEQWCAYYHRRFGVDVRSLRYPGLIGYKSEPGGGTTDYAVDMLQAAAGGNAYTCPLGSHTRLPMMYMDDAVKAALDLMAAPEELVDVRTSYNVSAMSFTPDDMAGVIRRHVPDFDVDYAPDSRDAIAASWPDSIDDGKARQDWNWKPDFDLGAMVKHILDQQALSSEA; encoded by the coding sequence GTGAGTAAAGGAAACATATTGATCACCGGATCGGCCGGACAACTGGGAGTGGAACTGGCAGCTCGTCTTCGTGAGATACACGGGACGGAGCGGGTGATCGCAACCGATATCCGGGAAAGAAACCGTATCGAAGAGGCGGGTCCGTTTGAAATCCTGGATGTGCTGGACCGCGAACAGCTTGCCGGTGCCGTCTCAAAACACAACATCGGCACCATTTACCACCTGGCCGCCATACTCTCGGCAAACGGAGAAAAGCAGATCGGGAAAACATGGCAGCTCAACATGGACGGACTGCTGAATGTGCTTGATCTCGGCCGCAATGATGAAAACAATCCTGCAGGATCCCAAAATGCGGTTTCTCACATCTTCTGGCCGAGCTCCATTGCCGTGTTCGGTCCCGATGCCGACCGGGAAATGACGCCGCAAAACAGTCCGCTCAATCCAACCACCGTTTACGGCATCAGCAAAGTTGCCGGCGAACAGTGGTGCGCCTATTATCATCGCCGGTTTGGTGTGGATGTTCGCAGTCTGCGCTATCCCGGCCTTATCGGATACAAATCAGAGCCGGGCGGCGGTACAACCGACTATGCAGTGGATATGCTGCAGGCCGCTGCCGGAGGAAACGCATACACCTGTCCGCTCGGATCCCATACGCGCCTGCCGATGATGTATATGGATGACGCGGTCAAAGCAGCACTTGATCTTATGGCAGCACCTGAAGAGCTGGTGGATGTGCGCACCAGCTATAACGTCAGTGCGATGAGTTTTACGCCTGATGACATGGCCGGTGTGATTCGCCGGCATGTCCCGGATTTTGATGTTGATTATGCCCCGGATTCGCGCGACGCCATTGCCGCAAGCTGGCCGGACAGTATCGACGACGGCAAAGCCAGACAGGACTGGAACTGGAAACCGGATTTTGATCTCGGCGCGATGGTGAAACATATACTGGATCAACAGGCTTTGTCTTCTGAAGCCTGA
- a CDS encoding 3-oxoacyl-ACP synthase III family protein, whose translation MKKSFISGVGHHLPDRVVTNQELEKLLEIDDASIVKLSGIHTRRWAEKGDTVSGMAVEASRMALGRAGLTPADIGMIVFSSMGSDHQFPGGGGDLQRKLDMPGIPALDIRNACNGFVYGLSIADQYIRTGMYKHILLVGSEIQSTSLDLTPNGKNVSILFGDGAGAAVISQCSDNSRGILNTQMYSDGQHYRKLIMEAPSPNDHPRISDEMVASDRIYPYMDGRAVFKHAVTRFPEVILEAVENEDMDISDLDLIIPHQANLRISEMVAKKLKIDRKMVYSNIQHYGNTTSASIPIAMSEAVEKGMLNEGDLVCAAAFGAGFAWSSALIRW comes from the coding sequence ATGAAAAAATCATTTATTTCCGGCGTCGGACACCACCTCCCCGATCGCGTGGTCACAAATCAGGAACTTGAAAAGCTGCTTGAAATCGATGACGCTTCCATTGTGAAGCTGAGCGGGATTCACACTCGCCGCTGGGCGGAAAAAGGTGATACGGTCAGTGGAATGGCCGTTGAGGCATCCCGCATGGCACTCGGCAGGGCCGGCCTGACACCGGCCGATATCGGAATGATCGTTTTTTCATCCATGGGTTCCGATCATCAGTTTCCGGGCGGCGGAGGTGATTTGCAGCGCAAACTCGATATGCCGGGCATTCCGGCGCTGGATATCCGCAATGCCTGCAACGGGTTTGTTTACGGGCTTTCCATTGCCGATCAGTATATACGGACCGGAATGTACAAACATATTCTGCTTGTCGGATCGGAAATACAGAGCACCTCGCTCGACCTGACACCGAATGGCAAAAATGTATCCATTCTGTTTGGCGACGGAGCTGGTGCTGCGGTCATCAGTCAGTGCAGTGACAACAGCCGGGGTATTTTGAATACCCAGATGTATTCTGACGGACAGCATTACAGAAAACTCATCATGGAAGCACCGTCACCCAATGACCATCCGCGTATTTCGGATGAAATGGTTGCTTCCGACCGCATCTACCCCTACATGGACGGCAGGGCTGTGTTCAAGCATGCGGTCACCCGGTTTCCGGAAGTCATCCTCGAAGCCGTGGAAAATGAGGACATGGACATATCCGACCTTGATCTGATCATTCCGCATCAGGCGAATTTGCGGATCAGTGAAATGGTAGCAAAAAAGCTGAAGATTGACAGAAAAATGGTCTACAGCAACATCCAGCATTACGGCAATACGACATCCGCATCCATCCCGATTGCCATGAGTGAAGCCGTCGAAAAAGGCATGCTGAATGAGGGCGATCTGGTTTGCGCCGCCGCATTTGGAGCCGGATTCGCCTGGAGCTCGGCTCTTATTCGCTGGTAA